The following proteins are co-located in the Micromonospora viridifaciens genome:
- a CDS encoding 1-phosphofructokinase family hexose kinase, which produces MILTVTLNAALDVTYRVSALVPGTTHRVTDVAERAGGKGVNVARVLHALGEPVVATGLAGGACGARIRSLLADEGVPEAFIPVAAESRRTVVVAEPAAATGLWEPGPTVTPDEWAIFLGRFADLARDARVVVLSGSLPPGVPVGAYRALIETVHGAGARAVLDSSGAPLRHGLGARPDLVKPNAEELAGLAGRPLPRPAMAVDAVRALTARTVVASFGPEGLLAVSEQGSWHAFLPDPIAGNPTGAGDACVAALARGIVHNQPWADRLTDAVALSAAAVRQPVAGSVDLTEYRRLRRDVTIKEL; this is translated from the coding sequence ATGATCCTCACCGTCACGCTGAACGCCGCGCTGGACGTGACGTACCGCGTTTCCGCCCTCGTGCCGGGCACCACGCACCGCGTGACCGACGTGGCCGAGCGGGCGGGCGGCAAGGGGGTCAACGTGGCTCGGGTGCTGCACGCCCTCGGCGAACCGGTCGTCGCCACGGGGCTCGCCGGCGGTGCCTGCGGCGCCCGGATCCGGTCCCTTCTGGCCGACGAAGGGGTACCGGAGGCCTTCATCCCGGTCGCGGCCGAGTCGCGGCGCACCGTGGTGGTGGCCGAGCCGGCCGCAGCCACCGGGCTGTGGGAGCCCGGGCCGACGGTCACGCCGGACGAGTGGGCCATTTTCCTCGGCCGTTTCGCCGACCTGGCACGCGACGCGCGGGTGGTCGTACTCTCCGGCTCCCTGCCGCCGGGGGTTCCGGTCGGCGCGTACCGCGCGCTGATCGAGACGGTCCACGGGGCCGGTGCGCGGGCCGTGCTGGACAGCAGCGGTGCCCCGTTGCGTCACGGCCTGGGCGCGCGCCCCGACCTGGTCAAGCCGAACGCCGAGGAACTGGCCGGTCTGGCCGGGCGTCCGCTGCCCCGGCCGGCCATGGCCGTCGACGCGGTACGCGCGCTGACCGCGCGTACCGTCGTGGCCTCGTTCGGCCCGGAGGGACTGCTCGCGGTGAGCGAGCAGGGCAGCTGGCACGCGTTCCTGCCGGATCCGATCGCGGGCAACCCGACCGGAGCCGGGGACGCCTGTGTCGCCGCGCTGGCCCGCGGCATCGTCCACAACCAGCCCTGGGCAGACCGGCTCACCGACGCGGTGGCGCTCTCCGCCGCGGCCGTTCGGCAGCCGGTGGCGGGAAGCGTGGATCTCACCGAATACCGGCGGCTGCGCCGGGACGTGACCATCAAGGAGCTGTGA
- a CDS encoding SIS domain-containing protein — protein MTHVEKEIASQPECWQRGVALAGSLAGQLPSRGERVAVVGCGTSWFIAMAYARLRERAGHGETDAFAASEFPGERRYDRVVAISRSGTTTEVLGLLRGVQGSIRSTGILGDPGAPAVALVDDPVCLPFADERSVVQTRFATTTLAVLRAHLGEDLDHVVSEAAEAVAAPLPLDPAALEQVTFLGRDWTVGLAHEAALKCREAASFWTEAYPAMDYRHGPVAIAGPGRAVWAFGAVPTGLADEVTRTGATFVRSARDPLADLILAQRLAVALALHRGLDPDAPRHLTRSVVLA, from the coding sequence ATGACACACGTCGAGAAGGAAATCGCCAGCCAACCGGAGTGCTGGCAACGCGGCGTCGCGCTGGCGGGCTCGCTCGCCGGTCAACTGCCGAGCCGCGGCGAGCGGGTCGCCGTCGTCGGCTGCGGCACGTCGTGGTTCATCGCGATGGCGTACGCCAGATTGCGCGAGCGGGCCGGCCACGGTGAGACGGACGCGTTCGCGGCGTCGGAGTTCCCGGGTGAGCGCCGGTACGACCGGGTGGTGGCCATCAGCCGCTCCGGTACGACCACCGAGGTGCTGGGCCTGTTGCGCGGTGTGCAGGGCAGCATCCGGAGCACCGGCATCCTGGGCGACCCGGGTGCGCCAGCGGTGGCCCTGGTGGACGACCCGGTCTGTCTGCCCTTCGCCGACGAGCGGTCGGTGGTGCAGACCCGGTTCGCCACGACCACGCTGGCGGTGCTGCGGGCGCACCTCGGTGAGGACCTCGACCACGTCGTCAGCGAGGCGGCGGAGGCCGTGGCCGCACCGCTGCCGCTGGATCCAGCGGCCCTGGAGCAGGTGACGTTCCTCGGTCGGGACTGGACGGTCGGCCTCGCCCACGAGGCGGCGCTCAAGTGCCGTGAAGCCGCCAGCTTCTGGACCGAGGCGTACCCGGCCATGGACTACCGGCATGGCCCGGTCGCGATCGCCGGCCCCGGCCGGGCGGTGTGGGCGTTCGGGGCGGTGCCCACCGGGCTGGCCGACGAGGTGACCCGCACGGGCGCCACCTTCGTCCGCTCCGCCCGCGATCCGCTGGCCGACCTGATCCTCGCCCAGCGGCTGGCCGTCGCGCTGGCGCTGCACCGGGGGCTCGACCCCGACGCGCCACGTCACCTGACCCGCTCGGTGGTTCTGGCGTGA
- a CDS encoding Gfo/Idh/MocA family protein yields MTPPPQYSPSRRDLLRSGVVLGAAGLTGAVAAPAAADPASAEPPRGNDEKSMVNVPFEGFDKVRVGLIGVGERGGGQDLRFAAVSTITAVCDIRPERVNRTINRVRQQGFQDTPPVGYSAGEEDYLNLLRRDDIDLVYIATPWEWHYPMAKAAMEHGKHVAVELPIAPYLHEIWDLVRTSERTRKHCLLLENVNYFRPEMAMFNMARKGLFGDLQHASGGYVHDLRWPYLFGGAYHPEHWRRRWQTRMNASHYPTHGLGPVAAALGINRGDRFEELVSVASMPKALALFRSEDPRVGPDHSSWDDDPYISGDRTTCFVTTANGRFIRVEHDVNSPHPYTRETTLTGTRGTIQLDNARVYLESLGHTNHAWRTGNEYNTLLRQHDHWLWPTLEQLAGQYGGHGGGDFISIWRLIQTMRLGMTPDIDVYDSAAWCSVIPLSHESMKTGMLKPVKVPDFTRGHWKAARGTFDRPKPDDPWLNN; encoded by the coding sequence GTGACCCCACCGCCCCAGTACAGTCCATCCCGTCGCGACCTGCTCCGATCCGGTGTCGTGCTGGGCGCCGCCGGCCTCACCGGTGCCGTCGCCGCCCCCGCCGCCGCTGACCCGGCCAGCGCCGAACCACCGCGCGGCAACGACGAGAAGAGCATGGTCAACGTGCCCTTCGAAGGCTTCGACAAGGTCCGAGTCGGACTCATCGGTGTCGGAGAGCGCGGCGGCGGCCAGGACCTGCGGTTCGCCGCCGTCTCCACGATCACCGCGGTCTGCGACATCCGCCCCGAGCGGGTCAACCGCACCATCAACCGCGTCCGGCAACAGGGCTTCCAGGACACCCCGCCGGTCGGCTACTCCGCGGGCGAGGAGGACTACCTCAACCTGCTCCGCCGCGACGACATCGACCTCGTCTACATCGCCACCCCGTGGGAGTGGCACTACCCGATGGCCAAGGCGGCCATGGAACACGGCAAGCACGTGGCCGTGGAGCTGCCGATCGCGCCGTACCTGCATGAGATCTGGGACCTCGTCCGCACCTCCGAACGAACCCGGAAACACTGCCTCCTGCTGGAGAACGTCAACTACTTCCGGCCCGAGATGGCGATGTTCAACATGGCCCGGAAGGGACTCTTCGGCGACCTGCAGCACGCCTCCGGCGGGTACGTCCACGACCTGCGCTGGCCGTACCTGTTCGGCGGCGCCTACCACCCGGAGCACTGGCGGCGCCGCTGGCAGACCCGGATGAACGCCTCGCACTACCCGACCCACGGGCTGGGCCCGGTGGCGGCCGCGCTGGGGATCAACCGCGGGGACCGGTTCGAGGAGCTGGTCTCCGTGGCGTCCATGCCGAAGGCCCTGGCTCTGTTCCGCTCCGAGGACCCGCGGGTGGGCCCCGACCACTCGTCGTGGGACGACGACCCGTACATCTCCGGCGACCGGACCACCTGCTTCGTCACCACGGCCAACGGCCGGTTCATCCGGGTCGAGCACGACGTGAACTCCCCGCACCCGTACACCCGGGAGACCACGCTCACCGGCACCCGAGGCACGATCCAGCTCGACAACGCCCGGGTCTACCTCGAGTCGCTCGGCCACACCAACCACGCCTGGCGGACCGGCAACGAGTACAACACCCTCCTGCGGCAGCACGACCACTGGTTGTGGCCGACGCTGGAGCAGCTGGCCGGCCAGTACGGCGGCCACGGCGGCGGTGACTTCATCTCCATCTGGCGGCTGATCCAGACGATGCGACTCGGCATGACGCCCGACATCGACGTCTACGACTCGGCGGCCTGGTGCTCGGTGATCCCGCTCAGCCACGAGTCGATGAAGACCGGCATGCTCAAGCCGGTCAAGGTGCCCGACTTCACCCGCGGGCACTGGAAGGCGGCGCGGGGGACCTTCGACCGCCCGAAGCCCGATGACCCTTGGCTCAACAACTGA
- a CDS encoding VOC family protein — protein MLSAAPVQAAIPASDMERAKRFYRDTLGLRLSLETEHAVHFESGGTQLFTYPTPNAGQAPTTLAAWAVTDLDAEMADLRARGITFEEYDLPGLKTVNGVAEWGSLRGAWFKDSEGNILAVFERKG, from the coding sequence ATGTTGTCAGCTGCACCGGTACAGGCGGCGATTCCGGCAAGCGACATGGAACGGGCGAAGCGCTTCTACCGCGACACCCTGGGCCTGAGGCTCTCGCTGGAGACGGAGCATGCCGTCCATTTCGAGTCCGGCGGAACACAGCTGTTCACCTATCCCACGCCCAATGCCGGGCAGGCCCCCACCACGCTGGCGGCTTGGGCGGTCACGGATCTCGATGCCGAAATGGCGGACCTTCGGGCGCGCGGCATCACATTCGAAGAATACGACCTTCCTGGCCTCAAGACGGTCAACGGCGTCGCGGAGTGGGGTTCGCTGCGCGGTGCCTGGTTCAAGGACAGCGAAGGCAACATTCTCGCCGTATTCGAGCGCAAAGGGTAA